In Leptospira langatensis, a single window of DNA contains:
- a CDS encoding methyltransferase family protein, which produces MVRPTKTISTLAHIRDILVLPFTVTVILPYFIYRPYPIYLSNDLPIRVVGVLLSIFGIALLYRTVSLFRKQGEGTIAPWEPTQRLIVVGPYRYCRNPMITGVLFILLGETFFLLSPHLLALAVIFFLTNTIYFIYREEPGLVLRFGQEYTHYKENVPRWIPNWKPYPGFSK; this is translated from the coding sequence ATGGTACGTCCTACAAAAACAATTTCTACTCTTGCGCATATCCGGGATATTTTGGTCCTACCGTTTACGGTTACAGTCATCTTGCCGTATTTTATATATCGCCCGTACCCGATCTACCTCTCCAACGATCTACCGATCCGAGTCGTTGGAGTTCTTCTGTCCATATTCGGGATCGCTCTTTTATACAGAACGGTTTCTCTCTTTCGCAAACAAGGAGAAGGTACCATCGCTCCTTGGGAACCTACCCAAAGATTGATCGTTGTAGGCCCCTATCGCTATTGCAGGAATCCTATGATCACTGGCGTCCTTTTCATTTTGCTCGGAGAGACTTTCTTTTTGCTTTCTCCGCATCTTCTTGCGTTGGCAGTTATTTTCTTTCTCACGAATACGATCTATTTCATCTACAGGGAAGAACCCGGATTAGTTTTGAGATTCGGACAGGAATACACTCACTATAAAGAAAATGTTCCGAGATGGATCCCGAATTGGAAACCGTATCCCGGATTTTCGAAATAA
- a CDS encoding DUF2007 domain-containing protein: MKKLFETNDPIEAGLMESLLSSEEIAYIKKGDEANVLRGVLPPNDTLIAFYVGEEDYEGAEILIQNLRTDP; encoded by the coding sequence TTGAAGAAGTTATTTGAAACCAACGACCCGATCGAAGCAGGACTTATGGAATCCTTATTGTCTTCGGAAGAGATCGCTTATATCAAGAAAGGAGACGAAGCAAATGTATTGAGAGGGGTTCTTCCTCCCAATGATACGTTGATCGCTTTTTATGTGGGAGAAGAGGATTATGAGGGAGCGGAGATCTTAATTCAAAATTTAAGGACGGATCCTTGA